The Miscanthus floridulus cultivar M001 chromosome 7, ASM1932011v1, whole genome shotgun sequence genome includes a region encoding these proteins:
- the LOC136466227 gene encoding uncharacterized protein — protein MQPPPTIARPTAIVPAPPPHDKAKACIFLRHHIHPDLKMEYLEVKDPLVLWVKLREHFGKQKVVLLPQARHDWAQLRFLYFKIVEAYNTAIHRIVAQLRFCDQVIIELEMIEKTLETFYPTNMVLQQQYRNNKYMKYCDLINMLLAAEAQNELLMKNFHMRPTGTQAHPEAHASFCNDNGKGSFKNKGQKFHGHKGQKGGKFKNRGQKSNGNGKG, from the coding sequence ATGCAGCCGCCTCCCACGATCGCCAGGCCTACAGCCATTGTTCCTGCTCCGCCACCCCATGACAAGGCAAAAGCTTGCATCTTCCTAAGGCATCATATTCATCCTGACCTGAAGATGGAGTACCTGGAGGTGAAAGACCCTCTGGTACTTTGGGTGAAGCTTCGGGAACACTTTGGCAAGCAGAAGGTAGTGCTTCTCCCACAGGCCAGGCACGATTGGGCACAACTCCGCTTCCTCTACTTCAAGATAGTTGAGGCATATAATACTGCGATTCACCGTATCGTGGCTCAGCTTCGCTTTTGTGACCAGGTCATCATTGAACTCGAGATGATTGAGAAAACTCTCGAGACTTTCTACCCCACCAACATGGTACTCCAGCAGCAGTACCGTAACAACAAGTACATGAAGTACTGTGATCTCATCAATATGCTGCTTGCCGCTGAGGCTCAGAATGAACTCTTGATGAAGAACTTCCACATGCGCCCTACTGGGACACAGGCACATCCTGAAGCACATGCCAGTTTCTGTAACGACAACGGTAAAGGTTCTTTCAAAAACAAGGGCCAaaagtttcatggtcacaagGGGCAAAAAGGGGGAAAGTTTAAGAATAGAGGCCAGAAGTCCAATGGCAATGGCAAAGGCTAG